Genomic segment of Streptomyces sp. NBC_01210:
AACACCGCCCCGCCCGTTCGACCGGCCACTCCCGGAGGACATTCGTGCACAGGAAAAGGCTCAGAGCCCGCAAGGCGCTCGCACTCCTCACCGGCAGTCTTCTCGCCGCCACCTCGCTCGCCCTCACCGCGCCGCAGATCGCGGCCGCAGCCGACCCCGAACCGGCCGCGGCCGCAGAGGAATTCCAGCAGGTCACTCTCGCCAAGGGCGGTGAGGAGACCGGTGAGCCGATGTCCCTGGCCGTACTGCCCGACCGCAGCGTGCTGCACACCTCACGCAACGGCGAGCTGCGGATGACCGACAGCGCCGGCAACACCCGCGTCGTCGGCACCATCCCCGTCTACTCGCACGACGAGGAAGGTCTCCAGGGCGTCGGCCTGGACCCCAAGTTCAGTGAGAACCGCTTCATCTATCTCTACTACGCACCGCCACTGAACACCCCCGCGGGCGACGCCCCGAACACGGGCGCACCTGCGGACTTCGCGAAGTTCGACGGCGTCAACCGGCTCTCGCGCTTCGTCCTGAAGGCCGACGGCACCCTCGACAACGCCAGCGAGAAGAAGGTCATCGACATCCCGGCGACCCGCGGCATCTGCTGCCACGTCGGTGGCGACATCGACTTCGACGCGCAGGGAAATCTGTATCTGTCGACCGGTGACGACTCCAACCCCTTCGCCTCCGACGGATACACACCGATCGACGAGACGCCCGGCCGCAACCCGGCCTACGACGCCCGCCGCACCTCCGGCAACACCAACGATCTGCGCGGCAAGCTTCTGCGGATCAAGGTCAACGACGACGCGTCGTACTCCATCCCCGACGGCAACCTCTTCGCGCCCGGGACCGACAAGACCCGGCCCGAGATCTACGCGATGGGTTTCCGCAACCCCTTCCGGTTCAGCGTCGACAAGAAGACCGGCATCGTCTACGTCGGTGACTACGGCCCCGACGCGGGAGCGGCCGACCCCAAGCGCGGACCGGCCGGACAGGTCGAGTTCGCGCGGGTCACGAAGCCGGGCAACTTCGGCTGGCCGTTCTGCACCGGCAAGAACGACCCGTACGTCGACTACGACTTCGCGACCAAGACATCCGGAGCGACCTTCAACTGCGCGGCTCCCAAGAACGAGTCGCCGTACAACACCGGCCTCGTCGATCTGCCGCCCGCGCAGCCGGCCTGGATTCCGTACGACGGCGGTTCCGTGCCCGAGTTCGGCACCGGCTCGGAGTCCCCGATGGGTGGACCCGTCTACCGTTACGACGCCGCCTCGACCTCCCCGGTGAAGTTCCCGGAGGCGTACGACGGCGACTTCTTCGCCGGTGAGTTCGGCCGGCGCTGGATCAAGCGCATCGAACAGGGCGAGGACGGCGCGGTCCAGTCCATCAACCCCGTCCCGTGGACCGGCACCCAGATCATGGACATGGCCTTCGGCCCGGACGGCGCGCTGTACGTACTCGACTACGGCACCGCCTGGTTCGGCGGCGACGAGAACTCCGGGCTCTACCGGATCGAGAACGCCACCGGCGGACGCTCCCCGGTCGCCGAGGCCGCCGCGAACAAGACCTCCGGCAAGGCGCCGCTCAAGGTCGCCTTCTCCTCGGCCGGCACCGGCGACAGCGACGGCGACACCCTGACCTACGTCTGGGACTTCGGCGACGGCGGCACATCCACCGAGGCCAACCCCACGTACACGTACAAGAAGAACGGCACCTACACGGCGACCGTCACCGCCAAGGACCCCAGCGGCCGCAGCGGCTCCGCCAGTGTCCATGTGGTCGTCGGCAACACAGCGCCCAAGGTGACGCTGGAACTCCCCGCAGAAGGCGCTCTGTTCAGCTTCGGCGACGAGATCCCGTTCAAGGTAAACGTCACCGACCCGGAGGACGGGACGATCGACTGCGCCAAGGTGAAGGTGACCTACATCCTCGGCCATGACAGCCACGGCCACCCCATCACCTCGGCCAACGGCTGCACCGGCACCATCAAGACCTCCGCCGACGGCGGGCACGACGCAGACGCCAATATCTTCGGAGTCTTCGACGCCGAGTACACCGACGGCGGTGGCGGCGGCCAGGCCGCGCTCACCAGCCACGACCAGGCGCAGCTGCAGCCGCGCCACCGGCAGGCCGAGCACTACAACAACTCCTTGGGCATCAAGATCTACGAGAAGGCGAGCGCCCACGGAGGCAAGACGGTCGGCGACATCAACAACAACGACTGGATCTCCTTCAAGCCGTACAACCTGACCGGGTCCACCAAGCTCACCGCCCGGATCTCCTCCGGCGGCACCGGCGGCTTCCTCGAGGTGCGCACCGGATCGGCGAACGGTCAGATCCTCGGCTCCGCGCCCGTCCCCGTCACCGGCAGCTGGGACACCTTCCAGGACATCGACATACCCCTGCGGGCCGTACCGAAGACGACCACCGAGCTGTTCCTGGTCTTCAAGGGCGGCGACGGAGCCCTCTACGACGTGGACGATTTCGAGCTCTCCCGCAGCGCACCGGACCGGACCGCAAAGCGCGTCCTGGTCTTCTCCAAGACCGCCGGCTTCCGCCACGACTCCATCCCGGCCGGCATCGCCGCGCTGAAGGAGCTCGGCAAGTCGAGCAACATAGCGGTCGACGCCACCGAGGAGGCGGCCCAGTTCACCACCAGCAACCTCGCCCGCTACGACGCCGTCGTATTCCTCTCCACCACCGGTGACGTACTGGGCGCCGACCAGCAGAAGGCGTTCGAGAACTACGTCTCCACCGGAGGCGGCTACATGGGCGTCCACGCCGCGGCCGACACCGAGTACGACTGGGCCTTCTACGGCGGGCTCGTCGGCGCCTACTTCGCCTCCCACCCACAGATCCAGCCCGCCACCGTACGCGTCGAGGACCACACCCATCCGTCGACCGCGCACCTGGACGACGCCTGGGAGCGTACCGACGAGTGGTACAACTACCGCACCAATCCGCGTACGCAGGCCCGTGTACTGGCAACCCTGGACGAGACCAGCTATCAGGGCGGCACCATGAAGGGCGACCACCCGATCGCCTGGTGCCAGAGCTACGAGGGCGGCCGCGCCTTCTACACCGGCGGCGGCCACACCAAGGAGTCGTACGCCGAACCGGCCTTCCGCATGCACCTGCTGGGCGGACTGCGCTACGCCGCAGGACAGGTCAAGGCCGACTGCAAGCCGAAGACGGGATACCGGCCGATCTTCAACGGCAGGACGCTGGACGGCTGGAAGCAGGCCGGGCCCGGGAAGTTCAATGTCGTCGACGGAGAACTGCGCTCCGAGGGCGGCATGGGCATGCTCTGGTACCAGGCCAAGGAGCTGACGTCGTACTCGCTGAAGCTCGACTGGAAGATGACGGGCGACGACAACTCCGGTGTCTTCGTGGGCTTCCCGGCCTCCGACGATCCCTGGTCGGCGGTGAACAACGGGTACGAGGTGCAGATCGACGCCACCGACGCGGCTGATCGCACCACCGGCGCCGTCTACGGCTTCAAGTCCGCCGACCTCAAGGCCCGCGACCGCGTCCTGCGGCCACCCGGCCAGTGGAACAGCTACGAGATCCGGGTTCAGGGTGAACGCCTGCAGATCTTCCTCAACGGCGTGAAGATCAACGACTTCACCAACACCGACCCGGTGCGCAGCCTGAAGGACGGCTACATCGGCATCCAGAACCACGGAGCCGACGATCAGGTGTCCTTCCGCGACATCCAACTCAGGGAGCTGCCCTCCTAGGCGCGTCCCGTCAGACGGCGGCGGGCGGGGAGGCGCCGTACCCCCCGCCCGCCGTCCACCACACCGAATGGCAGGGAGGCAGCCCGTGTCCGCTGAAAGTAGTGGCCGTGTCGGAGTCTGGTTCGTCGGAGCACGAGGTTCCGTCGCCACCACCGCGGTGGCAGGATGCGCGGCGGTCACCGCCGGCCTGCACCCGCCGACCGGGATGGTGACCGAAACCCCGCCCTTCGCCGGCTCCGGGCTGCCCGCCCTGTCGTCGCTCGTCTTCGGCGGACACGACACCGCCCACTGTCCGCTGCCCAAGCGGGCCGAGGAACTGGCCGCGGCGGGCGTGCTGCCGCACGGTGTCGCGGCGGCGGTGCGCGGTGAACTGACCGCAGCCGACGAGGAGATACGAGCGGGCGGGCCGCAGTCGTCCGGCGACACCAGGACCGACGAGGAACTCATCGGCGCCTTCACCGCGGACCTGTCCGACTTCCGGGAGCGGCAGCGGCTGGCCCGGGTCGTCGTCGTCAATGTCTCCTCCACCGAACCGCAGCCCGCGCCGGACGCGATACGGCTACCACCCAGCGCCCTGTACGCGGCCGCGGCGCTCCGGGCCGGCTGTCCCTACGTCAACTTCACCCCCTCCACCGGGCTGCGCACCGTGGCCCTCACCGACGCCGTCGCGGCAAGTGGACTTCCCCACGCGGGCCGCGACGGCAAGACAGGCCAGACGCTGCTCCGCTCCGTGCTCGCCCCCATGTTTGTGCAACGCGCTCTGTCCGTACGGGCATGGTCGGGTACGAATCTGCTGGGCGGCGGGGACGGAGCGGCGCTGGCCGACCCGGGCGCGGCGGCCGCGAAGAACGCCGGCAAGGAGCGCGTACTCACCGACAATCTGGGCCACACTCCGGAGGGCGAGGTCCATATCGACGACGTACCGGCGCTCGGCGACTGGAAGACCGCGTGGGACCACATCGCCTTCGACGGGTTCCTGGGCTCGCGGATGATCCTCCAGACCATCTGGCAGGGCTGCGACTCGGCGCTCGCGGCCCCGTTGGTCCTGGACCTGGCGAGGCTGGTGGCCCGCGCCCATGAGGCGGGCATCTCGGGTCCGCTCCCCGAACTGGGCTTCTACTTCAAGGACCCGGACGGCGGCCCGGCGGGCCTTTCCGAACAGTTCGAGTCCCTGCTGACCTTCGCCGACCGGCTGCGGGAGGCCCGGTGACGGGGTTTCTCTCGATGCGCCTCTCGCACGGGATGCGCCTCTCGCACGGCGGATCCGGCGCCATGCGGGCCTGGGCGGAACTGCTGCGCGTCTCCGCGCTGTTCACAGTCCCGGGCGACGCGCTGGCCGGCGCCGCCGCCCTCGGCATCCGCCCCAACCGCGGTACGGCGCTCGCGGTGGGAGCCTCGCTGTGCCTCTACGAGGCGGGCATGGCCCTCAACGACTGGGCGGACCGCGAAGAGGACGCGGTGGACCGCCCGCACCGCCCCATCCCCTCCGGCCGCATCACCCCGGCGACCGCGCTCACGGCGGCCGGCGCGCTGACGGCGGCGGGCCTGGCGCTGGCATCCCGCGCGGGCCGCCCTGCCTTGGCGGTGGCGACAGCGTTGTCAGCGACGGTGTGGTCGTACGACCTGCACTTCAAGCACACGGCCGGCGGCCCGGCGGCAATGGCTGCGGCGCGGGGGCTGGACCTGGTGCTGGGGGCGGTAGCGACGGGTACGGTACCGCGGGGCGCGGGCGGGCGCGGTGTCCCCGGCGGGGTGGGGAGCGCCCTGCTGGGCGGGCGTTTGTCGTTGCTTGCGAAGCGCAGGCCGGGCAGGGGAGCAGGAGCAGCTGGCTCGCCCGGCGTGAGCGCGGGTTGGCCACCGCCCGGGGAGGCGCGCCGGCCCGGCGTGCCGGCCGCCTGGAGTACGGCCTCAGGCCCGCCGAGTGCCGGAACGGCAGCCCTGGCCCGGCTGCTTGGCACAGGACCCGCAGGACCGGGCCGGGTGATTGCCGCAGGACCAGAGCGGTTGCCCGACCGTGCTGTATCGCGCCGGGCCCGTGGCGGCGTCGATGCGCGTGGTGCGAGTGGTGCGGCGCTCGTCGCGCTGCCGTCCGCCGCCGTGCTCGCGGCGCACACCTACGCCGTCACCGCCGTATCGCGCCACGAGGCGCAGGGCGGCTCAACGGCCGTACCCCTCACCGCATTCGCTGCGAACCTGGGGCTCGGCGCCCTCGTGTCCCGCGTCCAGCGAGTCTCAGTCTTCGCGCCGCGAGGCGCGCGCGCCGGGCAGCGCGGCCTGCCCGCCTTGCCCATCCCGGCCCCGAGGTCCGGGGGCTTGCCCCCCACGCGGCGGAGCCGCATATCGATACAGCAGGGAAGGGGCGAGTCCGGGGAAAACACCCCGCAGGCCCCCCGGCCCCCCGCACCTGTGGACCACCTCACCCCCGCGCGCCTGCTGGCCACCGCCCTCGCCGCCGCATACATCCGCACCGCCGCAAAACCCCTCCTCCACGCCGCCCTCAACCCCTCCCCACCGCTCACCCAGCGTGCCGTCGGCGGCGGCATCCGGGCCATGATCCCGCTCCAGGCCGCCCTCGCCGCCCGCACCGGCGCCGGAGCCACCGCCCTCGCGGTCATGGGACTCGTACCGCTCGCCCGCAAGCTCGCACGGAAGGTGAGCCCGACATGAGCCCCGACACCAGCCACACCAACCTGCGCCTCGGCTACGGCACCAACGGTCTCACCGACCTCCGCCTCGACGACGCCCTCGCGCTCCTCGCCGACCTCGGCTACGACGGCGTCGGACTGACCCTCGACCATATGCACCTCGACCCGCTCGCCCCCGACCTCGCCGCCCGCACCCGCCACGTGGCCAAGAGACTCGGCGAGCTGGGCCTCGGCGTCACCATCGAGACCGGCGC
This window contains:
- a CDS encoding UbiA family prenyltransferase, with protein sequence MTGFLSMRLSHGMRLSHGGSGAMRAWAELLRVSALFTVPGDALAGAAALGIRPNRGTALAVGASLCLYEAGMALNDWADREEDAVDRPHRPIPSGRITPATALTAAGALTAAGLALASRAGRPALAVATALSATVWSYDLHFKHTAGGPAAMAAARGLDLVLGAVATGTVPRGAGGRGVPGGVGSALLGGRLSLLAKRRPGRGAGAAGSPGVSAGWPPPGEARRPGVPAAWSTASGPPSAGTAALARLLGTGPAGPGRVIAAGPERLPDRAVSRRARGGVDARGASGAALVALPSAAVLAAHTYAVTAVSRHEAQGGSTAVPLTAFAANLGLGALVSRVQRVSVFAPRGARAGQRGLPALPIPAPRSGGLPPTRRSRISIQQGRGESGENTPQAPRPPAPVDHLTPARLLATALAAAYIRTAAKPLLHAALNPSPPLTQRAVGGGIRAMIPLQAALAARTGAGATALAVMGLVPLARKLARKVSPT
- a CDS encoding inositol-3-phosphate synthase — translated: MAGRQPVSAESSGRVGVWFVGARGSVATTAVAGCAAVTAGLHPPTGMVTETPPFAGSGLPALSSLVFGGHDTAHCPLPKRAEELAAAGVLPHGVAAAVRGELTAADEEIRAGGPQSSGDTRTDEELIGAFTADLSDFRERQRLARVVVVNVSSTEPQPAPDAIRLPPSALYAAAALRAGCPYVNFTPSTGLRTVALTDAVAASGLPHAGRDGKTGQTLLRSVLAPMFVQRALSVRAWSGTNLLGGGDGAALADPGAAAAKNAGKERVLTDNLGHTPEGEVHIDDVPALGDWKTAWDHIAFDGFLGSRMILQTIWQGCDSALAAPLVLDLARLVARAHEAGISGPLPELGFYFKDPDGGPAGLSEQFESLLTFADRLREAR
- a CDS encoding ThuA domain-containing protein; the encoded protein is MHRKRLRARKALALLTGSLLAATSLALTAPQIAAAADPEPAAAAEEFQQVTLAKGGEETGEPMSLAVLPDRSVLHTSRNGELRMTDSAGNTRVVGTIPVYSHDEEGLQGVGLDPKFSENRFIYLYYAPPLNTPAGDAPNTGAPADFAKFDGVNRLSRFVLKADGTLDNASEKKVIDIPATRGICCHVGGDIDFDAQGNLYLSTGDDSNPFASDGYTPIDETPGRNPAYDARRTSGNTNDLRGKLLRIKVNDDASYSIPDGNLFAPGTDKTRPEIYAMGFRNPFRFSVDKKTGIVYVGDYGPDAGAADPKRGPAGQVEFARVTKPGNFGWPFCTGKNDPYVDYDFATKTSGATFNCAAPKNESPYNTGLVDLPPAQPAWIPYDGGSVPEFGTGSESPMGGPVYRYDAASTSPVKFPEAYDGDFFAGEFGRRWIKRIEQGEDGAVQSINPVPWTGTQIMDMAFGPDGALYVLDYGTAWFGGDENSGLYRIENATGGRSPVAEAAANKTSGKAPLKVAFSSAGTGDSDGDTLTYVWDFGDGGTSTEANPTYTYKKNGTYTATVTAKDPSGRSGSASVHVVVGNTAPKVTLELPAEGALFSFGDEIPFKVNVTDPEDGTIDCAKVKVTYILGHDSHGHPITSANGCTGTIKTSADGGHDADANIFGVFDAEYTDGGGGGQAALTSHDQAQLQPRHRQAEHYNNSLGIKIYEKASAHGGKTVGDINNNDWISFKPYNLTGSTKLTARISSGGTGGFLEVRTGSANGQILGSAPVPVTGSWDTFQDIDIPLRAVPKTTTELFLVFKGGDGALYDVDDFELSRSAPDRTAKRVLVFSKTAGFRHDSIPAGIAALKELGKSSNIAVDATEEAAQFTTSNLARYDAVVFLSTTGDVLGADQQKAFENYVSTGGGYMGVHAAADTEYDWAFYGGLVGAYFASHPQIQPATVRVEDHTHPSTAHLDDAWERTDEWYNYRTNPRTQARVLATLDETSYQGGTMKGDHPIAWCQSYEGGRAFYTGGGHTKESYAEPAFRMHLLGGLRYAAGQVKADCKPKTGYRPIFNGRTLDGWKQAGPGKFNVVDGELRSEGGMGMLWYQAKELTSYSLKLDWKMTGDDNSGVFVGFPASDDPWSAVNNGYEVQIDATDAADRTTGAVYGFKSADLKARDRVLRPPGQWNSYEIRVQGERLQIFLNGVKINDFTNTDPVRSLKDGYIGIQNHGADDQVSFRDIQLRELPS